Proteins encoded in a region of the Vicia villosa cultivar HV-30 ecotype Madison, WI unplaced genomic scaffold, Vvil1.0 ctg.000587F_1_1, whole genome shotgun sequence genome:
- the LOC131629657 gene encoding 3-ketoacyl-CoA synthase 19-like, producing the protein MDYILKILCVFSVLYSFSKLFNLFLKRRNQSCYMLAYECFKPKEETKLNTNTCAKIVLRNKNLGLEEYRFLLKTMVSSGIGENTYCPKNVLEGREACPNLKDTNEEIDEIMFDTLDNLFKKTCFSPSEIDILVVNVSLFSPIPSLTARIINRYKTREDVKVFNLAGMGCSASVVAIDLVQQLFKTHENSLGIVVSTEDLGSHWYCGKDKKMMLSNCLFRSGGCSMLFTNKTELKNKAILKLKHMERTQYGADDEAYSCCIQVEDEEGFAGFLLTKSLVKCAAQALTVNLQSMVPKILPLWELVRFFSVSLCNSMKKIQLENIFSAIFSHGAKTVKKPIFNVLGGGINLKTGIEHFCVHPGGRAVVDGVGKGLRLNEYDLEPARMALHRWGNTSAGGLWYVLGYMEAKKRLKKGDRILMISLGAGFKCNNCVWEVMRDLSDTNVWTDSIESYPPPSLMNPFKEKYDWIHDEYLSFVRLDTSRMKIN; encoded by the coding sequence ATGGATTATATCTTAAAGATTTTGTGTGTTTTTTCTGTACTCTAttccttttcaaaacttttcaactTGTTTCTTAAACGTAGAAACCAATCATGTTACATGTTAGCCTATGAGTGTTTCAAACCAAAGGAAGAAACAAAACTCAACACAAACACATGTGCAAAAATAGTCCTAAGAAACAAAAACCTTGGTCTAGAGGAATACAGGTTTCTCTTAAAAACCATGGTTAGTTCAGGAATCGGCGAAAACACATACTGTCCGAAAAACGTTCTTGAAGGAAGAGAAGCATGTCCAAATCTCAAAGACACAAATGAAGAAATAGATGAAATCATGTTTGATACACTCGACAACCTTTTCAAAAAAACATGTTTCTCTCCTTCGGAAATCGATATTCTTGTTGTTAATGTTTCGTTGTTTTCACCAATACCTTCACTGACTGCAAGAATAATAAACCGATACAAAACGAGAGAAGATGTAAAAGTCTTCAATCTTGCAGGAATGGGGTGTAGTGCAAGTGTTGTAGCTATTGATCTTGTGCAACAGCTTTTCAAAACACATGAAAACTCCTTAGGAATTGTTGTTAGCACAGAAGATCTTGGTTCTCATTGGTACTGTGGAAAGGACAAAAAAATGATGTTATCTAACTGTCTTTTTCGTTCAGGTGGTTGTTCGATGCTATTCACAAACAAAACGGAGCTGAAAAACAAAGCTATCTTGAAACTGAAACACATGGAGAGAACACAGTATGGTGCTGATGATGAAGCTTACAGTTGTTGCATACaagtggaagatgaagaaggtttTGCAGGTTTTCTACTAACCAAAAGTCTTGTTAAATGTGCTGCACAAGCTTTGACAGTAAACTTGCAAAGTATGGTTCCAAAGATTCTCCCACTTTGGGAACTGGTACGGTTTTTTTCAGTTTCTCTATGCAACAGTATGAAGAAAATTCAGTTGGAAAATATTTTTTCAGCAATTTTTAGCCACGGCGCTAAAACGGTTAAAAAGCCGATATTTAATGTGTTAGGAGGGGGAATAAATTTGAAAACTGGTATAGAACATTTTTGTGTTCATCCTGGTGGTAGAGCAGTGGTTGATGGAGTTGGAAAGGGTTTAAGATTGAATGAATATGATCTTGAACCAGCTAGAATGGCACTTCATCGTTGGGGTAATACTTCTGCTGGTGGATTATGGTATGTTTTAGGTTATATGGAAGCCAAAAAGAGACTGAAAAAAGGTGATAGAATTTTGATGATTAGTCTTGGAGCTGGTTTTAAGTGTAACAATTGTGTTTGGGAAGTGATGAGAGATTTATCTGATACTAATGTTTGGACAGATTCTATTGAAAGTTATCCTCCACCATCACTGATGAATCCATTTAAGGAAAAGTATGATTGGATTCATGATGAGTATCTTAGCTTTGTGAGGTTGGATACTAGCAGGATGAAGATTAATTAA